A genomic window from Halorubrum lacusprofundi ATCC 49239 includes:
- the gcvPB gene encoding aminomethyl-transferring glycine dehydrogenase subunit GcvPB, producing the protein MIHDQADYARSDEDVHEPLLSEKDETTVDVRESSPLPDELTREELTLPAPSEPEIARHYTRLSQMTWAIDSGPYPLGSCTMKYNPKFTEDVAVDPNAAIHPDRSARAAQGNLELQYRLQEYLGEIGGMDAVTLQPPAGAAGEFTGIAVAKAYHEHHGNDRSEVVIPASAHGTNFATAALAGYDVVELPSGDDGRVDVEALEAAVGDDTAALMLTNPNTVGLFERDIAEIADIVHDAGGLLYYDGANLNALLGRGRPGDMGFDVMHYNVHKTFATPHGGGGPGAGPVGVVDELAEFLPSPRVREADEGSGYEPFEPDNTIGKVHGFTGNWLVLIKTYAYIARLGDEGLADAAAKAVLNANYLAERIDLDVPYGPFHHEFAATAGDRDAADVAKRMLDFGVHPPTTKWPEMVPEAMLTEPTEIEGQSSLDDLAEAFNLAYADSDEALGAAPNRTAASRIDQVSAARDPRLSWQALDGE; encoded by the coding sequence GTGATCCACGATCAGGCTGACTACGCGCGCTCGGACGAGGACGTTCACGAGCCGCTGCTCTCGGAGAAGGATGAGACGACCGTCGACGTACGTGAGTCGTCGCCGCTTCCCGACGAGCTGACGCGCGAGGAACTCACCCTGCCGGCCCCCTCCGAGCCGGAGATCGCCCGTCACTACACCCGGCTCTCGCAGATGACCTGGGCGATCGACTCGGGACCGTACCCGCTCGGGAGCTGTACGATGAAGTACAACCCGAAGTTCACCGAGGACGTGGCTGTCGACCCGAACGCGGCGATCCACCCGGACCGCTCGGCGCGGGCCGCGCAGGGGAACCTCGAACTGCAGTACCGGCTCCAGGAGTACCTCGGCGAGATCGGCGGGATGGACGCCGTCACGCTCCAGCCGCCCGCGGGCGCCGCCGGCGAGTTCACCGGTATCGCGGTCGCGAAGGCGTACCACGAGCACCACGGCAACGACCGGTCCGAGGTCGTGATCCCCGCCTCCGCGCACGGGACGAACTTCGCGACCGCCGCGTTGGCGGGCTACGACGTGGTCGAACTCCCATCCGGCGACGACGGGCGAGTCGACGTCGAGGCGCTTGAGGCGGCCGTCGGCGACGACACCGCCGCGCTCATGCTGACCAACCCGAACACGGTCGGGCTCTTCGAGCGCGACATCGCGGAGATCGCCGACATCGTGCACGACGCGGGCGGACTCCTCTACTACGACGGCGCGAACCTCAACGCCCTGCTCGGCCGCGGTCGCCCCGGCGACATGGGGTTCGACGTGATGCACTACAACGTCCACAAGACGTTCGCGACCCCGCACGGCGGCGGCGGTCCGGGCGCTGGCCCGGTCGGCGTCGTCGACGAGCTGGCCGAGTTCCTCCCCTCCCCGCGAGTCCGGGAGGCGGACGAAGGGAGCGGCTACGAGCCGTTCGAGCCGGACAACACGATCGGGAAGGTTCACGGATTCACGGGCAACTGGCTCGTCCTGATAAAGACGTACGCGTACATCGCTCGCCTCGGCGACGAGGGGCTCGCGGACGCGGCCGCGAAGGCGGTACTCAACGCGAACTACCTCGCCGAGCGGATCGACCTCGACGTGCCGTACGGCCCCTTCCACCACGAGTTCGCGGCGACCGCCGGCGACCGCGACGCCGCCGACGTCGCCAAGCGCATGCTCGACTTCGGCGTCCATCCGCCGACGACGAAGTGGCCGGAGATGGTGCCGGAAGCGATGTTGACCGAGCCGACCGAGATCGAGGGGCAGTCGTCGCTCGACGACCTCGCGGAGGCGTTTAACCTCGCGTACGCTGACTCGGACGAGGCGCTCGGTGCGGCCCCGAACCGCACGGCTGCGAGCCGGATCGATCAGGTGAGCGCCGCGCGAGACCCGCGGCTCTCGTGGCAGGCGCTGGACGGGGAGTAG
- the gcvPA gene encoding aminomethyl-transferring glycine dehydrogenase subunit GcvPA — protein sequence MSGTSGTPYAPHTDAETSAMLSAIGVDDEEALFDIPNAVAFDGDFGIESRSEREIRAECSQIFARNDDIVEFLGRGHYGHYVPSVVDHLADRAEFLTSYTQYQPEISQGFLQALFEYQSMLVELTGLPIANCSMYDAATALGEAATLADRVRSTSGDAVLVPEHLREGKRAVLENYCAGADLTVESYPMADGNADVDALADRAGDDVVMVYAENPTVRGCIEERLATIGGLAADADALFTLGSDPVSLSVLQEPASVGADVVVGEAGALGLPTAYGMGLGIFACSDEFLRQVPGRLVGAGEDAAGDRAFTLTLQTREQHIRKERATSNICTNQAWVALRAAIHAATLGPDGLVDLANDCVGEAAALADRIDDLSGAAAPVHDRHHVREFAVRVDQPAAAIAGDLETEGFAVHAIDEHLLQVCVTDLNADRTDGLVAAFEEVI from the coding sequence ATGAGCGGGACTAGCGGCACGCCGTACGCGCCCCATACCGATGCCGAGACATCGGCGATGCTCTCGGCGATCGGTGTCGACGACGAGGAGGCGCTGTTCGACATCCCGAACGCCGTCGCGTTCGACGGTGATTTCGGGATCGAGTCGCGCTCGGAGCGCGAGATCCGCGCGGAGTGTTCGCAAATATTCGCGCGCAACGACGACATCGTCGAGTTCCTCGGGCGGGGCCACTACGGCCACTACGTGCCGAGCGTCGTCGACCACCTCGCGGACCGCGCCGAGTTCCTCACGAGCTACACCCAGTACCAGCCGGAGATCTCACAGGGATTCTTGCAGGCGCTGTTCGAGTACCAGTCGATGCTCGTGGAGCTCACCGGGCTCCCGATCGCGAACTGCTCGATGTACGACGCCGCCACTGCGCTCGGTGAGGCGGCAACACTGGCCGATCGCGTCCGCTCAACGTCCGGCGACGCGGTCCTCGTCCCCGAACACCTCCGCGAGGGGAAGCGCGCGGTGCTCGAAAACTACTGTGCGGGTGCTGACCTGACCGTCGAGTCGTACCCGATGGCCGACGGGAACGCCGATGTCGACGCGCTCGCCGACCGCGCCGGCGACGACGTGGTCATGGTGTACGCCGAGAACCCCACCGTTCGCGGTTGTATTGAGGAGCGACTGGCCACGATCGGTGGCCTCGCGGCCGACGCCGACGCGCTGTTCACGCTCGGGTCGGACCCGGTTTCGCTGTCGGTGCTCCAAGAGCCGGCGAGCGTCGGCGCCGACGTGGTCGTCGGTGAGGCGGGCGCGCTCGGGCTCCCGACCGCCTACGGGATGGGGCTCGGAATCTTCGCCTGCAGCGACGAGTTCCTCCGGCAGGTGCCGGGGCGGCTCGTCGGCGCCGGCGAGGACGCCGCGGGCGACCGCGCGTTCACGCTCACGCTCCAGACGCGTGAACAGCACATCCGGAAGGAGCGTGCGACCTCGAACATCTGCACGAATCAGGCGTGGGTCGCGCTCCGCGCCGCGATCCACGCGGCGACGCTCGGCCCCGACGGGCTCGTCGACCTCGCGAACGACTGCGTGGGGGAGGCGGCCGCGCTCGCCGACCGGATCGACGATCTCAGCGGCGCGGCCGCACCGGTCCACGACCGCCACCACGTCCGGGAGTTCGCCGTGCGCGTCGACCAGCCCGCGGCAGCTATCGCGGGAGACTTAGAGACCGAGGGGTTCGCGGTCCACGCGATCGACGAACACCTGCTGCAGGTGTGTGTCACCGACCTGAACGCGGATCGAACCGACGGTCTCGTCGCCGCTTTCGAGGAGGTGATCTGA
- the gcvH gene encoding glycine cleavage system protein GcvH, translated as MSFEVPDDRRYLESHEWVTTGGDTVRIGVSDFAQDELGDVVFVELPEAGDEITAGEAFGVVESIKAVSDLYAPVSGEVVAVNEELFDRPELVNEDPYGDGWLLEVEPVEGGDAEGLLDADEYDDQIA; from the coding sequence ATGAGCTTCGAAGTTCCCGACGACAGACGGTACCTGGAATCGCACGAGTGGGTGACGACCGGCGGCGACACCGTTCGGATCGGCGTCTCTGACTTCGCGCAAGACGAGCTCGGCGACGTGGTGTTCGTCGAACTGCCCGAGGCCGGCGACGAGATCACCGCCGGCGAGGCGTTCGGCGTCGTCGAGTCGATCAAGGCCGTTTCGGACCTGTACGCACCGGTGTCCGGCGAGGTCGTCGCCGTCAACGAGGAGCTGTTCGATCGCCCGGAGCTCGTCAACGAGGATCCGTACGGGGACGGGTGGCTGCTCGAAGTCGAGCCCGTCGAGGGCGGCGACGCCGAGGGGCTGCTCGACGCCGACGAGTACGACGACCAGATCGCTTGA
- the fen gene encoding flap endonuclease-1: MGNADLRDLAAIRDISFAEIEGSVVAVDAHNWLYRYLTTTVKWTADETYTTTDGVEVANLIGIVQGLPKFFEHDLIPVMVFDGAVTELKADEVADRREKREQAEERRVAAKERGDAVEAARLEARTQRLTDTIQETTRELLRLLDVPIVEAPAEGEAQCAHMAATGTVDHAGSEDYDTLLFGAPTTLRQLTSKGDPELMDLAATLDDLGFDRQGLVDAAMLCGTDFNEGVRGIGPKTAVKAVREHGDLWGVLDARGVEIPNAEAIRELFMDPPATDVDVDTAVNPDVDAAREYVVDEWGVAADEVERGFERIAESQVQTGLDRWT, encoded by the coding sequence ATGGGAAACGCGGACTTGCGCGACCTCGCAGCGATTCGCGACATCTCCTTTGCGGAGATCGAGGGAAGCGTCGTCGCCGTCGACGCGCACAACTGGCTGTACCGGTACCTCACGACGACGGTGAAGTGGACGGCTGACGAGACGTACACCACCACCGACGGCGTCGAGGTTGCCAACCTGATTGGGATCGTCCAGGGGCTCCCGAAGTTCTTCGAACATGACCTCATTCCCGTGATGGTGTTCGACGGGGCGGTGACCGAGCTAAAAGCCGACGAGGTCGCCGACCGCCGCGAGAAGCGCGAACAGGCGGAAGAGCGCCGGGTGGCCGCCAAGGAGCGCGGCGATGCGGTCGAGGCCGCGCGACTGGAGGCCCGCACGCAGCGGCTCACCGACACGATTCAGGAGACGACTCGGGAGCTGCTCCGGCTGCTCGACGTGCCGATCGTCGAGGCGCCGGCCGAAGGCGAGGCGCAGTGCGCGCACATGGCGGCGACCGGAACCGTCGACCACGCCGGCAGCGAGGACTACGACACGCTGCTTTTCGGTGCGCCGACGACGCTCCGCCAGCTCACGAGCAAGGGCGATCCGGAGCTGATGGATCTGGCGGCGACGCTCGACGACCTCGGCTTCGACCGACAGGGGCTCGTCGACGCCGCGATGCTCTGTGGCACCGACTTCAACGAGGGCGTCCGCGGGATCGGGCCGAAGACGGCGGTAAAAGCGGTGCGAGAGCACGGCGACCTGTGGGGCGTCCTCGACGCGCGGGGCGTCGAGATCCCGAACGCCGAGGCGATCCGCGAGCTGTTCATGGACCCGCCAGCGACGGACGTGGACGTGGACACGGCGGTGAACCCCGACGTGGACGCCGCCCGCGAGTACGTCGTCGACGAGTGGGGCGTCGCCGCCGACGAGGTCGAACGCGGGTTCGAACGCATCGCGGAGTCGCAGGTTCAGACCGGGCTCGACCGGTGGACGTGA
- a CDS encoding mechanosensitive ion channel family protein: MGFTDPLMLQIDVPGEPRYLQESIADIIAFLPRLIGAVVILLVGWIIGRLVAGAVRRIVDRTEVDRLVMNTPLGGALGGSERAISRSLGRAAGYFVYALAILTAADALDVELLSEWIAAAVSYLPAFIAGVLIIVIGFVLADFVADIAAHTETVTETSYTDVFADGLRVFLYFVVTVIGLGTMGVDVQILNTFAQAAAWGLAAGIALAIGIAFGLGGRDYVATNIGDWLPGRAPDPESTPMGQPDGGEESTD; encoded by the coding sequence ATGGGATTCACAGACCCACTCATGCTTCAGATCGACGTTCCAGGCGAACCGAGGTATCTACAAGAGAGCATAGCGGATATCATCGCCTTCCTGCCCCGACTCATCGGCGCAGTAGTCATCCTGCTCGTCGGATGGATCATCGGTCGCCTCGTCGCGGGAGCCGTCCGACGCATTGTTGACCGGACCGAAGTGGATCGGCTCGTGATGAACACGCCGCTTGGCGGGGCTCTCGGTGGGAGCGAAAGGGCGATATCACGGAGTCTCGGTCGCGCCGCGGGGTACTTCGTGTACGCGCTGGCGATACTCACGGCGGCGGACGCGCTCGACGTCGAACTCCTGTCGGAGTGGATCGCAGCCGCCGTGTCGTACCTTCCGGCGTTCATCGCCGGCGTGCTCATCATCGTTATCGGCTTCGTTCTCGCGGACTTCGTTGCCGATATCGCCGCACACACGGAGACGGTCACGGAGACTAGCTACACCGACGTGTTCGCCGATGGGTTGCGCGTCTTCCTCTACTTCGTTGTAACCGTCATCGGACTGGGTACGATGGGTGTCGATGTTCAGATCCTCAATACGTTTGCACAGGCCGCGGCGTGGGGGCTGGCCGCCGGTATTGCTCTCGCCATCGGTATCGCATTCGGTCTCGGCGGCCGAGACTACGTCGCCACCAATATCGGTGACTGGCTCCCCGGAAGAGCGCCTGATCCGGAATCGACCCCGATGGGCCAGCCCGACGGCGGCGAGGAATCGACCGACTGA
- the fer gene encoding ferredoxin Fer, whose protein sequence is MVSPFDVLGLDDDADEADVERAYRERVKEAHPDQGGTVEEFQLVRRAYRELGERDRNGDADDETDPADIDLTDEAGEVDAVQPVRVEFLDYEAIDDYGWSLDDDDLFRKASHADLDPAAHGRLLVHPDESLLEAAERSGFGWPFSCRGGACANCAVFLVEGELSQPADHIMPEELAERGFRLSCNGYPVSDELKVVFNVKQLAELDDLILPPGPFTRR, encoded by the coding sequence ATGGTTTCCCCGTTCGACGTGCTCGGATTAGACGACGACGCGGACGAGGCCGACGTCGAGCGGGCCTACCGCGAGCGGGTGAAAGAGGCCCACCCGGACCAGGGCGGGACCGTCGAAGAGTTCCAGCTCGTCAGGCGCGCCTATCGCGAACTCGGCGAGCGGGACCGAAACGGCGACGCCGACGACGAGACCGATCCCGCCGACATCGATCTGACCGACGAGGCTGGCGAGGTCGACGCGGTGCAGCCGGTCCGTGTCGAGTTTCTCGACTACGAGGCGATCGACGACTACGGGTGGTCGCTCGACGACGACGACCTATTTCGGAAGGCGTCGCACGCCGACCTCGACCCCGCGGCCCACGGTCGTCTGCTCGTCCACCCCGACGAGAGCCTGCTAGAGGCGGCCGAGCGGAGCGGCTTCGGCTGGCCGTTCTCCTGTCGTGGCGGTGCGTGCGCGAACTGCGCCGTCTTCCTCGTGGAAGGGGAGCTGTCGCAACCGGCCGACCACATCATGCCCGAGGAGCTGGCGGAGCGCGGGTTCCGGCTCTCCTGTAACGGCTATCCGGTGAGCGACGAGCTGAAGGTCGTCTTTAACGTCAAGCAGCTCGCCGAACTCGACGATCTCATTCTCCCGCCGGGACCGTTCACCCGACGGTGA
- a CDS encoding DHH family phosphoesterase yields the protein MGSCIICGVDIDGGGRICDPHQEDVVFDFRGDSPKQLVPNRFYRGVVDGYAEFGVFIDLSPGVTGLLHRSELDRRLDSLGWEPGDEVFVQVKGVRDNGNIDLAWSIRQADREFRGVLVQDGDTEHLPEEGGEESDAEADAEPDELDVADDETADASDDESADVDEAAEPDEGDGDVSAEADEVAKADEADDEGGADETDEGDESDADEGENESGADESAEDDDLDDERERVEIGTLTDAVGDAARIDGEVVSVRQTGGPTVFEVLDETGVVDVAAFVEPGVRAYPDIEIGDAVRIDGEVESHRGDVQVESEALVLLEGEEAETVRRRLAEALTAEARPEGLQPLAGDETVAELADGLLDAAEAIRRAVLESRPIVVRHPATADGYVAGAAVERAVLPLIREEHAKSDAEYHYFTRRPLDDPVYGMDAATNDATRMLQDRDRHDEQLPLFLLVGTGSTTESADGIDLLSVYGVNAVVVDAEVADPETREAVDTLVSPEIDGVDADLSTGALVASLASAVNDEVRTDLRHLPAVSYWAETPDRYVELARDAGYDAERVAELREAVALEAYYQSYQDKRELVADLLFEDSGNLAAHVSEQFREKLETEIKTATENVVTEAVDGVEFAVLDTDGYTHRYDFPPTPLLLDDLHRRNANGEAYATVGIGMDELYLRTTADVSVRDVAERTAELAPGADVTTAGLREGKIEFLSGERDAVEDAIVAAVAEAF from the coding sequence ATGGGATCCTGTATCATTTGTGGCGTCGACATCGACGGTGGCGGTCGCATCTGCGATCCACACCAAGAGGACGTTGTGTTCGACTTCCGAGGCGACTCCCCGAAGCAGCTCGTTCCGAACCGATTCTACCGCGGCGTCGTCGACGGCTACGCCGAATTCGGCGTGTTCATCGACCTCTCGCCGGGAGTGACCGGGCTCCTCCACCGGTCGGAGCTCGACCGACGGCTCGATAGCCTCGGCTGGGAGCCGGGCGACGAGGTGTTCGTGCAGGTGAAAGGCGTTCGTGACAACGGGAACATCGACCTCGCGTGGTCGATCCGGCAGGCCGACCGCGAGTTCCGCGGCGTGCTCGTGCAGGACGGCGACACCGAGCACCTTCCTGAGGAGGGCGGCGAGGAGTCAGACGCGGAAGCCGACGCGGAGCCGGACGAACTCGACGTGGCCGACGATGAAACAGCGGACGCGAGCGACGACGAATCAGCCGATGTCGATGAGGCTGCCGAGCCCGACGAGGGCGACGGGGACGTCTCCGCTGAGGCTGACGAGGTCGCTAAGGCTGACGAAGCTGACGACGAAGGCGGCGCTGACGAAACCGACGAGGGCGACGAATCCGACGCTGACGAGGGTGAGAACGAATCCGGCGCTGACGAATCCGCCGAGGACGACGACCTCGACGACGAGCGCGAGCGCGTCGAGATCGGTACCCTCACCGACGCCGTCGGCGATGCGGCGCGGATTGACGGCGAAGTTGTCAGCGTTCGACAGACCGGCGGCCCGACCGTCTTCGAGGTTCTCGACGAGACGGGTGTCGTCGACGTGGCCGCGTTCGTCGAGCCAGGTGTCCGCGCGTACCCGGACATCGAGATCGGCGACGCGGTGCGGATCGACGGTGAGGTCGAGAGCCACCGGGGCGACGTGCAGGTCGAGTCCGAGGCGCTCGTCCTCTTGGAGGGCGAGGAGGCCGAGACCGTCCGCCGTCGACTCGCCGAGGCGCTCACCGCCGAGGCCCGTCCGGAGGGGCTCCAGCCGCTCGCGGGCGACGAGACGGTCGCAGAGCTCGCAGACGGGCTGCTCGACGCCGCGGAGGCGATCCGCCGCGCGGTTCTCGAATCGCGGCCGATCGTCGTGCGCCACCCGGCCACCGCCGACGGCTACGTCGCCGGTGCCGCGGTCGAGCGCGCCGTTCTTCCGCTGATCCGCGAGGAACACGCGAAAAGCGACGCGGAGTACCACTACTTCACCCGCCGGCCGCTCGACGACCCGGTGTACGGGATGGACGCGGCGACGAACGACGCGACCCGCATGCTGCAGGACCGCGACCGTCACGACGAGCAGCTCCCGCTGTTCCTGCTCGTCGGCACCGGCTCCACAACTGAGTCTGCAGACGGGATCGACCTGCTGTCCGTCTACGGCGTCAACGCGGTCGTCGTCGACGCCGAGGTCGCCGATCCCGAGACGCGCGAGGCCGTCGACACGCTCGTCTCGCCCGAGATCGACGGGGTCGACGCCGACCTCTCGACGGGCGCGCTCGTCGCCTCGCTGGCCTCCGCGGTCAACGACGAAGTTCGAACGGACCTCCGGCACCTGCCCGCGGTGAGCTACTGGGCGGAGACCCCCGACCGCTACGTCGAACTCGCCCGCGATGCGGGCTATGACGCCGAGCGCGTCGCGGAGCTCCGCGAGGCGGTCGCCTTAGAGGCGTACTATCAGTCGTATCAGGACAAACGCGAACTCGTCGCTGATCTCCTCTTCGAGGACAGCGGCAACCTCGCGGCCCACGTCTCCGAGCAGTTCCGCGAGAAGCTGGAGACGGAAATCAAAACCGCGACCGAGAACGTCGTCACCGAGGCGGTCGACGGCGTCGAGTTCGCCGTTCTCGACACCGACGGCTACACCCATCGCTACGACTTCCCGCCGACGCCGCTCCTGCTCGACGACCTCCACCGCCGGAACGCGAACGGCGAGGCGTACGCGACGGTCGGAATCGGTATGGACGAGCTATACCTCCGGACGACCGCAGACGTGTCCGTCCGCGACGTGGCCGAGCGCACCGCCGAGCTGGCGCCCGGCGCCGACGTCACCACCGCTGGCCTCCGCGAGGGGAAAATCGAGTTCCTCTCCGGCGAGCGTGACGCGGTCGAGGACGCGATCGTCGCGGCCGTCGCCGAGGCGTTCTGA
- a CDS encoding YIP1 family protein: MTSWIADPEGGRARGPRALARAWIEALVRPRRLFANGVAPGDQAPALTFAVAVAAAYALGWIVSEPGVVPEIVVSVPVSAAILFLLVVVLVAPVGLHLTAAVATLSVILASVEFDDGIALRDRGGVSETVQVVAYASSPMALAGPPIPELRVVCGAYAAVLLLIGFRIVHGTTLLRTLVAGVPPALLGYGVGYRVFAAVRTLIG; the protein is encoded by the coding sequence GTGACATCGTGGATCGCGGATCCAGAAGGCGGGCGAGCGCGCGGGCCCCGTGCGCTCGCTCGGGCGTGGATCGAGGCGCTCGTCCGGCCGCGTCGCCTTTTCGCGAACGGCGTGGCGCCCGGCGATCAGGCCCCGGCGCTGACGTTCGCCGTCGCCGTCGCCGCCGCCTACGCGCTCGGCTGGATCGTCTCGGAGCCGGGGGTCGTCCCCGAAATCGTCGTGTCCGTTCCCGTCTCTGCGGCGATTCTGTTCCTCCTCGTGGTCGTGTTGGTCGCGCCGGTGGGGCTCCACCTGACCGCGGCGGTCGCGACACTGTCGGTGATCCTCGCCAGCGTCGAGTTCGATGACGGGATCGCGCTGCGCGACCGGGGCGGCGTGAGCGAGACGGTGCAGGTGGTCGCGTACGCCAGTTCACCGATGGCGCTGGCGGGACCGCCGATCCCTGAACTGCGGGTCGTCTGCGGCGCCTACGCAGCGGTACTACTGCTGATCGGCTTCCGTATCGTCCACGGAACGACTCTGCTTCGTACGCTCGTCGCCGGGGTTCCGCCCGCTCTTCTCGGGTACGGCGTCGGCTACCGCGTCTTCGCCGCGGTTCGGACCCTGATCGGGTGA
- a CDS encoding type IV pilin yields MCAFRNDERGFTPIAGSGMLVGIVVVLLALVGAAVFGLIDGVAPPDAEFEVETEGTDLVVVAAGPEPVPAEELYVRGEDPDEAVQFGAWPGDGVVQPGDRVTVPNATGNENLEVVWEPVAFDTYETLGTYNGEDSAIEGSSGRDPLGATGV; encoded by the coding sequence ATGTGCGCGTTCCGGAACGACGAACGGGGGTTCACCCCGATAGCCGGCTCGGGGATGCTCGTCGGCATCGTCGTGGTGCTGTTAGCGCTCGTCGGCGCCGCGGTCTTCGGGCTGATCGACGGCGTTGCGCCCCCGGACGCGGAGTTCGAGGTCGAGACGGAGGGGACAGACCTCGTGGTCGTCGCGGCCGGTCCCGAACCAGTTCCGGCCGAAGAGCTGTACGTCCGCGGCGAGGACCCGGACGAGGCGGTGCAGTTCGGCGCGTGGCCCGGCGACGGCGTCGTGCAGCCGGGCGATCGGGTGACCGTACCCAACGCCACCGGGAACGAGAATCTCGAGGTCGTCTGGGAACCCGTCGCGTTCGACACGTACGAGACGCTCGGTACGTACAACGGCGAAGACTCGGCGATTGAGGGTAGCTCCGGCCGGGACCCACTTGGCGCGACCGGCGTTTGA
- a CDS encoding Gfo/Idh/MocA family protein: MTQQPLRIGVLGYRFMGKAHANALARLPMFFPDAPDIERHTLVGRDEEALADAAERFGFSHTATDWEDSLDEVDVFYNLGPNHVHAEPSIAALEAGVPVLCEKPLAPTLDEAAAMRDAAADADVPAGTAFNYRFIPAIRYAKGLIEDGELGEIRQVRGRYLQDWLVDPEAPWAWRMDADTAGSGALGDLGAHTLDLADFLVGDEVGEIDRVSGHLQTFVDERPVYDEAGDVEEYRDVTVDDAYTAQVAYESGAMGSFEATRFAEGHKNDHAIEIHGSKGSLKFSLERLNELEVLREDDRGYQTVLVTDETDPYVDHWWPPGHVIGWEHTFVHENYEFLSAVAEGGEFEPSFEQGYKVQKLLDAVERADERGEWVSVE; this comes from the coding sequence ATGACACAGCAACCACTACGAATCGGCGTACTGGGGTACCGCTTCATGGGCAAGGCGCACGCGAACGCGCTCGCGCGACTCCCGATGTTCTTCCCAGACGCGCCCGACATCGAGCGGCACACCCTCGTCGGGCGCGACGAGGAGGCGCTCGCGGACGCCGCGGAGCGGTTCGGATTCTCGCACACCGCGACCGACTGGGAGGACTCGCTCGACGAGGTGGACGTGTTCTACAACCTCGGCCCGAACCACGTTCACGCGGAGCCGTCGATCGCGGCCCTCGAAGCGGGCGTTCCGGTTCTCTGTGAGAAGCCCCTCGCGCCGACCCTCGACGAGGCCGCGGCGATGCGCGACGCCGCGGCCGACGCCGACGTGCCCGCCGGCACCGCGTTCAACTATCGGTTCATCCCCGCGATCCGGTACGCGAAGGGGCTGATCGAAGACGGCGAACTCGGCGAGATCCGACAAGTTCGTGGGCGGTACCTCCAAGACTGGCTGGTCGACCCCGAGGCGCCGTGGGCGTGGCGGATGGACGCCGACACGGCGGGCTCCGGCGCGCTCGGCGACCTCGGCGCGCACACGCTCGACCTCGCGGACTTCCTCGTCGGCGACGAGGTCGGCGAGATCGATCGCGTCTCGGGCCACCTCCAGACGTTCGTCGACGAGCGGCCCGTCTACGACGAGGCTGGCGACGTCGAGGAGTATCGCGACGTGACCGTCGACGACGCCTACACCGCGCAGGTCGCCTACGAGTCGGGCGCGATGGGGAGCTTCGAGGCGACCCGATTCGCGGAGGGCCACAAGAACGACCACGCGATCGAAATCCACGGCTCGAAGGGGAGCTTGAAGTTCTCCTTGGAGCGGCTCAACGAGCTGGAGGTGCTCCGGGAGGACGACCGCGGGTACCAGACAGTGCTCGTCACCGACGAGACCGACCCGTACGTCGACCACTGGTGGCCGCCGGGTCACGTCATCGGCTGGGAGCACACGTTCGTCCACGAGAACTACGAGTTCCTCTCGGCGGTCGCCGAGGGCGGCGAGTTCGAGCCGTCGTTCGAACAGGGGTACAAGGTGCAAAAACTCCTCGACGCGGTCGAACGCGCCGACGAGCGCGGGGAGTGGGTGTCGGTGGAGTAG